Proteins co-encoded in one Zingiber officinale cultivar Zhangliang unplaced genomic scaffold, Zo_v1.1 ctg174, whole genome shotgun sequence genomic window:
- the LOC122036563 gene encoding classical arabinogalactan protein 9-like, which translates to MDALWCLCFIALAGIRAAGAQAPAAGPSRQPPPAASTSPSVAPSSPVQAAPPPLTPPPVTPPPATPPPATPPPATPPPVTPPPVLPPPPTTPPPALPPAPASPPLVSPPPVTPPPAQAPALAPAVPSPPALSPAVIPPASAPSKSKRKHRRRHKKKKHAKAPAPAELSPPDPTSPSPPEADVVSPAPEPFDLSGNGVKSEVERWARITLTIFYIFMQFY; encoded by the exons ATGGATGCCTTGTGGTGCCTCTGTTTCATAGCGCTTGCTGGAATCCGCGCCGCCGGCGCACAAGCTCCCGCGGCCGGGCCGTCCCGGCAACCGCCCCCCGCGGCCTCTACGTCCCCCTCTGTGGCTCCATCTTCCCCCGTCCAAGCCGCCCCGCCGCCACTAACTCCGCCGCCAGTGACGCCCCCTCCAGCGACGCCTCCGCCAGCGACGCCTCCGCCAGCGACGCCTCCGCCAGTGACGCCTCCGCCAGTGCTTCCGCCGCCACCTACCACCCCTCCTCCGGCGTTGCCGCCAGCACCTGCGTCGCCGCCGCTAGTTTCTCCGCCTCCAGTAACTCCCCCGCCGGCGCAAGCCCCTGCGCTGGCTCCAGCCGTGCCTTCGCCGCCGGCGCTTTCGCCGGCCGTGATACCTCCCGCTTCCGCACCGTCAAAGAGCAAGAGGAAGCACCGTaggaggcacaagaagaagaagcacgcGAAGGCGCCGGCCCCGGCGGAGCTAAGCCCGCCGGACCCGACCTCGCCGTCGCCGCCGGAGGCGGACGTCGTCAGCCCGGCGCCGGAACCTTTTGATTTG AGTGGAAACGGCGTGAAATCTGAAGTGGAACGGTGGGCCAGGATTACGCTgactattttttatattttcatgcaattttattaa